In Thermococcus sp. 21S7, the genomic window CGATATCGTAATAAGGGGGTATGGACATGCTTTGGGGATTTCAGCTTGAGTTCAAGCAGAGCCTTCGAACCAAGAAGTTGTGGGTTATCCTGGGTGTCATGATGCTTCTGTACATACCGGGATTCTACTTCCAGAAAGCCTCTGGAGGGGAGATAGAAACCGTTCAGCAGGCCGTTTCGGTTCTCATAGGCAACATCAACGGGCTGGGAGGCTTTTTCATCGCCATACTCGCCCTTCTGATGGGTGCCACGGCGATAAACAGCGAGATAGAGAAGGGAACGCTGCGCGTTGCCATGAGCAAGCCGATAAAGCGGCTAGGCTACATCGGCGGCAAGTTCCTTGCCCACACGGTGGTTGTGCTGATGGCGCTCCTTCTGACGACCTTCGTTGGAATAGTCGGCCTGGCGTGGCTGGGCGCCCCGATGGGAAGCCAGCTCGTCACCGATTCCCTCCTGCTTAACGGTCTGTTGCTTCTAGCGATGGTAC contains:
- a CDS encoding ABC transporter permease subunit, which translates into the protein MLWGFQLEFKQSLRTKKLWVILGVMMLLYIPGFYFQKASGGEIETVQQAVSVLIGNINGLGGFFIAILALLMGATAINSEIEKGTLRVAMSKPIKRLGYIGGKFLAHTVVVLMALLLTTFVGIVGLAWLGAPMGSQLVTDSLLLNGLLLLAMVQLIALGYIISTTVKSSSTALGVALVIMFVVFMIMPAIVQFMAAKDTIINDHPDWEAYQEKSKEYKTRYLFYVPTTQIDVIVSDATKVTGDIENPQVEYVGIGSAIRKNPVNLGILFGLTFVYLALAFYRFLRMDLR